The Mycolicibacterium brumae DNA window AGACCATCCGTGGTGAGGATGTGGTGCTGAGCAACGGGATCGCCGAGATCGCCGACTGATCTGGTTTCACACCGCTGGCACTCGAAAGTGTCAGCGGTGCAATAGTTCTCAAATCGAAGGAGTAAGGCATGGGCGCCTTGGAAGGACGCGTTGCCGTCATCACCGGCGCGGGTCGCGGCATCGGCCGTGAGCACACGCTGCTGTTCGCCCGTGAAGGCGCCGCCGTGGTGGTCAACGACCTGGGTGGCAGCAACAGCGGTGACGGCACGGACATCACCCCCGCGCAGGAGACCGTCGACGACATCGTCTCCGCCGGTGGGCGCGCGGTGGTGAACACCGAGAACATCGCGACCTGGGCGGGGGCCGAGGGACTGGAAAACCGAGTCGAAGGCGGGCCGCCGGCCCAAAGGCGCCATCGTCAACACGGCGTCGGCGTCAGGGGTGACCGTTCCCAACGCGGGGCAGTCCAACTACGGCGCCGCGAAGGCCGCAATCGCGGCCCTCACCCTGGTCGCCGCCGATGAGTTGCAGCGCTACGGGGTGCGGGCCAACGCGATCGCCCCGATCGCCCGCACCCGGCTGACGTTGGCCACGCCCGGCATGGGCGCATTGATGGCCGCCGAGGCTGCCGACGCTGAGGCCGAGGGCAGCTTCGACGCCTTCAGCCCGGCGAACTGGCCGGCTGGCACGACGTCAAAACCATTGAGACCGAAGAAGACTGGGCGATCGACGACATCGCCGCCCGGCTGCCCTGACACGGAGGAGACTGGCCATGTTCGAATGGTCCGAGACCGATGAGATGATCCGCGAGTCCGTTCGCACCTTCATCGACCGGGAGATTCGTCCCAACATCGACGATCTGGAGCACGGCGATCTGCCGCCGTACGGCATCATGCGCAAACTCTTCAGTGAGTTCGGAATTGACGTGATGCTCGGTGAGCAGGTCGAGAAGATGCTGGCCAAGCAGCAAGCGAAGGCCGACCGCATCGCCGCCGGCGAGCCCGAGCCCGAGAAGAAGAAGCGCGATGGCAAGTCCGGCGGCGGTCCGTTCGGGGCGCAGGGCTCCCTAGCCGCGGTTCTGGTCAGCGAATTGGCCGGGGTCAGCCTCGGCAGCGTCGCGGCGGTGGGCGTCAGCCTCGGCCTCGGCGCGGCGACCATCGCCTCGCGCGGCACCCTGGCACAGAAGCGGCGTTGGCTCAAGGACATCGTCACGCTCGACAAGATCGCCGCCTGGGCGATCACCGAGCCGGACTCCGGTTCGGACGCGTTCGGCGGCACGAAGACCTACGTCCGCCGCGACGGTGAGGACTACATCCTCAACGGCCAGAAGACGTTCATCACCAACGGGCCGTACGCGGACCTGATCGTCGTCTACGCCAAGCTCGACGCGGGCGACCAGGTGGACAAGCGGGACCGCAAGGTGCTGACCTTCGTCCTGGACAAGGGCATGGAGGGCCTGACCCAGGGCAGGTCGTTCAAAAAGATGGGCATGCATTCCTCGCCCACCGGTGAGCTGTTCTTCGACAACATCCGGCTTTCGCCCGACCGGCTGCTCGGTGAGACCGAGCAGCACAAAGGTGGGGATGGCCGGGAGAGCGCCCGGTCGAGCTTCACCACCGAGCGGATCGGATGCGCCATCCTGTCCTTGGGGATCATCAACGAGTGCCATCGACTGTGCGTGGAATATGCGAAGTCCCGCACATTGTGGGGCCAGGAGATCGCCACGTTCCAGCTGATTCAGCTGAAGCTGGCCGAGATGGAGATCGCACGGCTCAACGTGCAGAACATGGTGTTCAACGCGTTGGAGGCGATGGCGGCGGGCAAGACACCATCGCTGGCGGAGGCCTCAGCGATGAAGCTTTATTCCACCAAGGCCGCCACCGACGTGGCGATGGAAGCGGTGCAGCTGTTCGGCGGGAACGGCTATATGGACGAGTACCGCGTGGAGCAACTCGCCCGTGACGCCAAGTCGCTGATGATCTACGCCGGAAGCAACGAGATCCAGGTGACACACGTGGCCAAGGGGCTGCTCGCGGGCTGAATCTTGAGAAAGTGAGACCCAGGCTCGCACCGATACGGGGGGAAAGGAACGAGACTGGGCTTCCCTCAGCGTACCGGGCCGGCAATTCGGCCGCCACAGCCGGCGATGCCGCCACTTTGCGCGACGACGTAGAGGCGGTCGGTTGCGTTCGCGCGCCGGGTCACGCGCACTGGATCAGGCGCGCTGGAAGCGCAGGGTCACGATCTTGAACGGCCGCAGCGTCAGCCGCACATCGCCGGCCTCGCGAACATCCTCGATCGGGCGTTCCAAGAGATCGGTCAGCACGACGCCGCGATGGTCGAAGTTCGCGGTGATCGTCGCCTCCGCGCGGCCACCGCGGGACTCGTACAGTCGCACCACCACGTCCCCGCTGCCGTCCTGGGCCAGCTTGACCGCCTCGACGACGACGGCCGGATCATCCACGCGGACTAGCGGTTCCACAGCTGCGACAGACCCGCCGACGACGCGAGGCGGAAGGTTGCGTCGGTAACCCTCTTCGACGGCGTCGCCGATGCCGGCGCCCGGGCGGACCGAGAACCGCAGAAGGTGTCGGCCCTGGTCGGCGTGCGGGTCGGGGTAGCGCGGCGCGCGCAGCAGCGACATCCGCACCAGGGTTCCGGATCCGTCGGGCCGGGCGGTGATGTCGTGGCCGTAGGTGGAGTCGTTGGCGACCGCGACCCCGTAGTCGGGTTCGCCCACGTGCACCCAGCGGTGCGCGCAGATCTCGAACTTCGCCGCGTCCCAGCTGGTGTTGGCGTGGGTGGGCCGGAACACGTGGCCGAATTGGATCTCCGAGGCGCTGCGGTCGGCCCGCACATCGAACGGGAACGCCAGTTTCAGCAGTTTCTGGGTCTCGTGCCAGTCGATGTCCAACTCGATGTCCAGCGCCGGTGAGCCGGCACGCAGCGAAATGCGCTGCACCACGGTGGAACCGCCAAAGCAACGCCGGATCTCGACGGCGTCGTCGACGACGCCGACCGACTCCGCTTCCCGCAGCTCGGTGACGTTGCGGCGGTAGAACTCGTCGATGTCCCAGGCTTCCCAATGGTTCGGGATGTCGCGGTGTAGCTGCAGCAGATTGCCGGGTGCGGCCATCGCCTCGCGGCCCGACGCCGCGTCCTCCAGGGACACCAGTAGACCCTCGGCGTCGATCCGCGCCGCGATCACGCCGTTGTTCAGCAGGAACCCATCGGAGTCGGGTGTCGGCGCGACCGGCGCGGCGGGCTGGCCGGTCACCGCGCCCATGCCGGGCACACCGTCACGCGGGTGCGGCGCGGCATTGAACACCAGGGCTTGGGATCCTGGGCCTGCCAACGCCCGGGTGGCGTCGTCGATGATCCCCTCCAGCCGCCGGGCGATAGCGGCGTAATTGCGCTCGGCGTCGCGGTGCACCCAGGCGATGGAACTGCCCGGCAGGATGTCGTGGAACTGCTGCAGCAGAACCAGCCGCCAGATCTGCTCCAATTCGGCTGCCGGATAGTCGAATCCGGCGCGCACCGCGGCGGTGGCGGACCACAGTTCCGCCTCCCGCAGCAGCGCTTCACTGCGGCGGTTACCCTGCTTGGTGTTCGCCTGCGAGGTGTAGGTCCCGCGGTGGTATTCCAGGTACAGCTCCCCGGACCAGCGTGGCGGGCTCGGGTACTCGGCGCGGGCGCGGGCGAAGAACTCCGACGGCGCGTCCACCCGCACCGTCGGGGATCCTTCCAGCGACGCGGTGCGAGCGGCCGCGGCCAGCATCTCGCGGGTCGGCCCACCGCCGCCGTCGCCCCAGCCGAACGGGACCAGCGAGCTGTTGGCCGCCCCGGACTCCCGGTAATTGCGTTGCGCCCGAGCCAGCTCCGCGCCGGACAGGCTCGAGTTGTAGGTGTCCACCGGCGGGAAGTGGGTGAACACCCCGGTGCCGTCGATGCCTTCCCAGACGAACGTCGAGTGCGGCATCCGGTTGGTCTGGTTCCAGGACAGCTTCTGGGTGAGGAAGTATTCGGCGCCCGCGGCGGTGACGATCTGCGGCATCGCGGCGGAATAGCCGAAGGAGTCGGGCAGCCACACCTCGGTGGTGTCGACGCCGAACTCGTTGAGGAAGAACTGTTTGCCTGCCACGAACTGCCGGGCCATCGCCTCCCCGCCGGGCATGTTGGTGTCGGCCTCCACCCACATGCCGCCCACCGGAACGAACCGGCCGTCGGCTACCTTCTCGGCGATGCGGGCGAACAGATCCGGGTGATTCTCCTTGACCCAGGCGAACTGTTGCGCCGAGGAACACGCGAAGACGAACTCCGGGTCGCGGTCCATCAGGTCGATGACATTGGCGAAGGTGCGGGCGCATTTGCGGGCCGTCTCACGGACCGGCCACAGCCATGCCGAATCGATATGCGCGTGGCCCACCGCGGTGATCCGATGCGCGCTGGCATACGCTGGGCGGGACAGGCAGTCGGCGAGCGCGGCGCGCCCGGCCGCAGCGGTGCCGGCGATGTCGTCGGGGTCGACGATGTCCAGCATCCGCTCCAGCGCCCGCAGGATGTCGTGCCGCCGCGGCAGGTCGAACGGCAGTTCACGCATCAACCCGCTGAGCGTCCAGATGTCCTGTTGCAGCTCCCACACGTCCACCTCGCGTTGCGCCAACTCGATGTGGCCCAGCCGGTACAGCGGGTCCGTGCCGGCGGTGCCGGGATCGCCCAGCGGCGTGGGGGAGACGAAGTCCCCACCCAGATCGGGGTTTGCCGCCGCCTCGACGTAGAAGTCGACCGGCTCACCGGGAGCCACCGGCACATAGGCGTTGAACGGCGAGATGCCCTTCACCGGAGTGCCGTCCGGCCGGTAGACGAGCCCTTCGGCGTTGAATCCCGGACCGCCGGTGAAGCCCAGCTCCACCCGCAGTTCCGTCGCTTTTCCGGCCTGGTCGGACCACTGGGCCGGCGCGGCGCCCGTCACGTGCAGCCACAGCGTCGACCACGGGGCGCCCCACGGATCGCCCTCGGCGATCGGGGCGAACTCTTGTGCCACCGCCTCGGCGAACGGCACGGGTTCGCCCGGCGCCGCCCAGGCGCGCACCTCGACCGGCGCGGTGGCGCCGTAGACCGCGCCGGCCAGAAAGTGATTCACAAACCGGTCGAGGCGCTCCTCGGTCAACCGCCGATCGTCGTGCATGGCGCCGACCTTACGGCCGCGCCGCTCGGTAGGGTGCATCTTGATGACCGACCAGGAGACGATGTTGGACCCGCTGGCCACCCGGCTGCTCGACGCGCAGGTGCGGTTCGCCCTGGACCAGCTGCGCGGCGAGAACTACCACGCCCTGGTGATCGACGAGGTCGACCACGCGCTGTCCAACGCCTCCACGGTCACCCTGAACGACGCCGTCACGCCGAAGATGATCAAGGACACCGCGGCCAAGTACGCGGCGCAGATGCCCGTGGAGGGCGCGATCCTGGAACTCGCCGGGGAGATCGCCGCCCAGTTGCACCAGATCACCGCGACCTCCGAGACCTCCGTCGGCGAATTGCTGGACGTCGCCCGCTTCGCGGAGCTGTCCGCCGCGGTCGCCGACACCGCGCTCGTCACCCGGTTGCTCGAACAGGTGCTGGACAGCGCCGAGTTCGCCGAACTGTGCGCCTCGCTGATCCGGCACACCATCACCGACGGCGCCGACGAGGCCCGTCGGTCGGTGGCTGAAAGCCGGGTGGGCCGGCTGCTGGCCCCGCTGGGGCTGCCGTTCGCCGGGGCGGGGGACCGCCTTGAGCGCAGCGCCGACCGACTGTCCCGGGTCGGCGCCCGGTTCGTGCTCAACCGGATCAGCGCCGACACCGAACTGCTCGCCGAGATCGCCAATGACCTGTGGCGGCGCAACCAGGACACCCCGGTGTCGGTGGTGGCCTCGGTGCTGACCGAACGCGACGTCGACGACCTGATCGTCGTCGTCTTCGAGTTCTGGCGGTCGTTCCGGCACAGCGACTACTTCCGCTCGCTGCTCGACGGTGCCATCGACCAGCTTTTCGCCAAGTACGGCGATGTCAGCCTCTACGAGCTGCTCGCCGAGGTCGGCGTCGGCCGCGAGGACATGATCGAGGAAGCCCTGCGGTTCGGCCCGCCGGTGCTGGCCATGCTCGACGAACGCGGCCACCTCGAGGAGTTGCTGCGCCGGCGGTTGCTGCCGTTCTACGTCTCCGAGGAGTTCCGGGCCGCCGTCGCCGGGTGACGCCGGTTCCGGGCCAGCAGCGAGAACAGGCCGAACGCGATTCCGAAGGTCACCACCGCGCCGAGCAGACCGGCGATTCCGCTCGTGCCGTCATTGCCCAGGAGGGTGTAGTCGGCCAGCGGTGAGGCCGCCAACTGGTGCTCGGTCGCGTGCTGCGCGATGCAGTCGCCGGTGAGCTCGGTCGCCCCGTCGACCTCCGTCACTTCGCAGCCCCGCAGGGTCGCCGAATCCAGGCCGTCGGGGTGCGGGCTGGCCAGATACGACACCCCGCCGGCGATCAGCAGGATCGCCGCGACGAACCCGACCCAGAACCGCGTGCCCTTCACGCGGGCACCGCCTGGCGGGAACCGGCGGGTCCGGTCAGGAAGATCAGGTCCGGCCGGGTCCGGGCCACCGTCATCACCGTCAGCGCGGTGATGACGCCCTCGCCGACGCCGATCAGCAGGTGTGTGCCGAGCAGGTACCCGGCCAGATCGGCCGGCGACGCGTCCCCGGCGCCACCGATCGCGTACTCGATGACCACGCCCATCGACGCGCAGACCGTCCCGATCGCCGCGGCGACGAAGGCCACCGCGCCGAGCCTGCCGACACTGCGCCCGGCGTCGAATCGGCGGGCCAGCAGCACCGCCGCGCCGTACCCGGCCGCCACCCCGATGACCGCCATATTGACGATATTGGCCCCCAGCGCGGTCAGCCCGCCGTCGGCGAACAGCACGCTCTGCACGGTCAGCACCACGCTGACGCACAGCACGGCCGTGTAGGGGCCGACCAGGATCGCGGCCAGCGTGCCGCCGAGCAGGTGCCCGCTGACACCCGGCAGGATCGGGAAGTTCACCATCTGGGTGGCGAAGATGAACGCGGTGACCAGCGCGGCCAGCCCCGCGGGTGTGACACGTCGGGCCTTTTCCGCGCTCGTTCCCCGCTCGTCGAACTCGGCGGTCCGTTCGGTGAGCTCCGCGCGGGCCCGCACGGCGCTGAATCCGATTGCCAACAGCGCGATCACACCGAACAACGCGCAGGTGGGGGAATTGACGATGCCATTGCCCATGTGCATCGCGACGGTTGACTCGACCATTCCGAAAAGCCTAGGACGATCGCGTGAGGCTGTCTATCGGAGTGGCGGATTCGATGGCTGCGCGGGCAATCGGTCGCCCTGCCAGGTCGACAGCACCCCGCCGTGCGCCAGCGTCAGCGCCATCCCCAACGGCGCCTCGGCGACATCGGGGTAGCCGAACTCGCTGATCAGCGCCCGGGGCGAGCCGAGCGCGTCGTCGGCGATCGAACCGGCGCCGAGTTCCACCCGGTGCCGCAGCAACGGCCCGTCGTCGAGGTCGGCGGTCAGCGAACCGCTGAAGAACCCGTCGCGCTCGCCGGTCCGGCCGATCTGCACCCGTTCGCGCAGCGCGATCCGGGCCCCGTCGGCCAGCCGCACCCGGATGTCGCTGAAGTGCCGGGAGTCGGCCGCGACGATCGTCGGCTCCGGATCCAGATTCAGATCGCCGGCCACCTCCAGGTCGAAGCGGGTGTGCGAATCCCGGCTGTGCCGGCCCGGCAGCGTCACCGCCGCCGCGACGCTGCGGATCCGCAGCAGCGCGCCGGGCTCGACCACCACCCGGATGCGGGTGTGGTCCCCGCCCAGCGGTGTCGCGGCGGCCGAAACCAGGTGCAGCGTGTCGGATGCGGTGTGGCGCACCGCAATCGCGCCGCTCGCCTCGATCCGCGGGTAGCGGCCCGGGGCGGCGACGATCAGGACCTGCGAGCGCATCAGGAACGCAGATGCCCGCGAATCCAGGAGAGCACCGGCGCCGCGGAGGGGTCCTCGGTCAGGGACAGGAACACCGCCGGACGGCCGTCGCGGACCGCCGCGGCGTCGCGACGCATCACTTCGAGGTCGGCGCCCACCATCGGCGCGAGGTCGGTCTTGTTGATCACCAGCAGATCCGAATACGTCACCCCGGGCCCGCCCTTGCGCGGCACCTTGTCGCCGCCGGCCACGTCGATGACGAAGATCTGGACGTCCACCAGCCCGGAGGAGAACATCGCGGTCAGATTGTCGCCGCCGGACTCCACCAGGATCAACTCCAGCGGCGGATTCGCGGCGATCAGATCGTCGATGGCGTCCAGGTTGGCGGTGATGTCGTCGCGGATCGCGGTGTGCGGGCAGCCGCCGGTCTGCACCGCGGTGATCCGCTCGTCGGGCAGCACCGCGTGCCGGCGCAGGAAATCGGCGTCCTCGGTGGTGTAGATGTCATTGGTCAGCACCGCCAGCGAGGTGTCCTCGCGCAGCTCGCGGCACAGCGCCGCCACCAGCGCGGTCTTGCCGGAGCCGACCGGGCCGCCGATCCCGACGCGCAGCGCCTCGCCGGGTTTGCGCTCCCGCTTGGGGTGATGCACGTGGGCGGCGCCGTCGGGCAGGAAATGCGGTGGCATGGTCGGCCTTTCAGGATGCGAACAGTGGACGGTCACGCCAGGTGTGCTGCTCGGCGAGCACATCCAGCAGCGGGTCGGACAGGTCGGTCAACTCGGCGGCGGCCATCGCGGCGGTCTCCTCGCACAGCCCCGCCAACTCGAACGTCAGCGCGGCGACGTCGGCGGGGTCCAGCGCGAGCAGGCGCTGCGCGGCGGTGGCCACCCCGGTCATCGTGGTGTACACCACCGAGACCGCGGTCTGCGTCGCGCTCAGGCCGGATAGCATGCCGGCCACACCGGCCGCGACCGGCAGATGCGGCGTGCGGCCGAGGGTGTCCCACGCCTCGGCGTCGGGCCAGACCCGGCGGGCCAATCGGGTCAACCCGCGGCCCTGGGCGCGGGAGGCCGCCCGGGCGGCCGGTGAGGGCGTGCGGGCGTCGGTCTCCCGGTCGGCGGCCACCGGCGCCAAACGGCCGTCGGTGACCGCGGCCGCGATCGACGCGGTCACCAGCCCGCAGCTGCGGATCCGCCGCCGCAGATAGGCGCGTAGCGTGTCGACGTCGTAGACCAGGCCGGCGGTGACCGCTTCCTCGGCCCCGCCGGAATGCACGTGCCCGCCGGCCGGCAGCCGGGAATCGGCCAGCACCAGCAGCGACACCAGCGACATCAGGACACCCGCGCCATCAGAACAAGAAATACCGTTGCGCCATCGGCAATTCCGCCGCCGGCTGCTCGGCCCACACCTCGCCGTCGACCCGCACCGTGAAGGTGTCCGGGTCCACCTCGATATGCGGCAGCGCGTCGTTGTGCGGCATATCGGCCTTGCCGACGCCGCGCACATCGGTCACCGCGGCGAGACGCCGGTTGACCGCCAGCCGGTCGGCCAGCCCGTCCTCCAGGGCCTGCGGCGCCACGAAGTGCAGTGAGGTGGCCGCCGCGGCGGC harbors:
- a CDS encoding urease accessory protein UreF gives rise to the protein MSLVSLLVLADSRLPAGGHVHSGGAEEAVTAGLVYDVDTLRAYLRRRIRSCGLVTASIAAAVTDGRLAPVAADRETDARTPSPAARAASRAQGRGLTRLARRVWPDAEAWDTLGRTPHLPVAAGVAGMLSGLSATQTAVSVVYTTMTGVATAAQRLLALDPADVAALTFELAGLCEETAAMAAAELTDLSDPLLDVLAEQHTWRDRPLFAS
- a CDS encoding alpha-mannosidase, translating into MHDDRRLTEERLDRFVNHFLAGAVYGATAPVEVRAWAAPGEPVPFAEAVAQEFAPIAEGDPWGAPWSTLWLHVTGAAPAQWSDQAGKATELRVELGFTGGPGFNAEGLVYRPDGTPVKGISPFNAYVPVAPGEPVDFYVEAAANPDLGGDFVSPTPLGDPGTAGTDPLYRLGHIELAQREVDVWELQQDIWTLSGLMRELPFDLPRRHDILRALERMLDIVDPDDIAGTAAAGRAALADCLSRPAYASAHRITAVGHAHIDSAWLWPVRETARKCARTFANVIDLMDRDPEFVFACSSAQQFAWVKENHPDLFARIAEKVADGRFVPVGGMWVEADTNMPGGEAMARQFVAGKQFFLNEFGVDTTEVWLPDSFGYSAAMPQIVTAAGAEYFLTQKLSWNQTNRMPHSTFVWEGIDGTGVFTHFPPVDTYNSSLSGAELARAQRNYRESGAANSSLVPFGWGDGGGGPTREMLAAAARTASLEGSPTVRVDAPSEFFARARAEYPSPPRWSGELYLEYHRGTYTSQANTKQGNRRSEALLREAELWSATAAVRAGFDYPAAELEQIWRLVLLQQFHDILPGSSIAWVHRDAERNYAAIARRLEGIIDDATRALAGPGSQALVFNAAPHPRDGVPGMGAVTGQPAAPVAPTPDSDGFLLNNGVIAARIDAEGLLVSLEDAASGREAMAAPGNLLQLHRDIPNHWEAWDIDEFYRRNVTELREAESVGVVDDAVEIRRCFGGSTVVQRISLRAGSPALDIELDIDWHETQKLLKLAFPFDVRADRSASEIQFGHVFRPTHANTSWDAAKFEICAHRWVHVGEPDYGVAVANDSTYGHDITARPDGSGTLVRMSLLRAPRYPDPHADQGRHLLRFSVRPGAGIGDAVEEGYRRNLPPRVVGGSVAAVEPLVRVDDPAVVVEAVKLAQDGSGDVVVRLYESRGGRAEATITANFDHRGVVLTDLLERPIEDVREAGDVRLTLRPFKIVTLRFQRA
- the ureG gene encoding urease accessory protein UreG; the encoded protein is MPPHFLPDGAAHVHHPKRERKPGEALRVGIGGPVGSGKTALVAALCRELREDTSLAVLTNDIYTTEDADFLRRHAVLPDERITAVQTGGCPHTAIRDDITANLDAIDDLIAANPPLELILVESGGDNLTAMFSSGLVDVQIFVIDVAGGDKVPRKGGPGVTYSDLLVINKTDLAPMVGADLEVMRRDAAAVRDGRPAVFLSLTEDPSAAPVLSWIRGHLRS
- a CDS encoding urease accessory protein UreD; protein product: MRSQVLIVAAPGRYPRIEASGAIAVRHTASDTLHLVSAAATPLGGDHTRIRVVVEPGALLRIRSVAAAVTLPGRHSRDSHTRFDLEVAGDLNLDPEPTIVAADSRHFSDIRVRLADGARIALRERVQIGRTGERDGFFSGSLTADLDDGPLLRHRVELGAGSIADDALGSPRALISEFGYPDVAEAPLGMALTLAHGGVLSTWQGDRLPAQPSNPPLR
- a CDS encoding acyl-CoA dehydrogenase family protein, yielding MFEWSETDEMIRESVRTFIDREIRPNIDDLEHGDLPPYGIMRKLFSEFGIDVMLGEQVEKMLAKQQAKADRIAAGEPEPEKKKRDGKSGGGPFGAQGSLAAVLVSELAGVSLGSVAAVGVSLGLGAATIASRGTLAQKRRWLKDIVTLDKIAAWAITEPDSGSDAFGGTKTYVRRDGEDYILNGQKTFITNGPYADLIVVYAKLDAGDQVDKRDRKVLTFVLDKGMEGLTQGRSFKKMGMHSSPTGELFFDNIRLSPDRLLGETEQHKGGDGRESARSSFTTERIGCAILSLGIINECHRLCVEYAKSRTLWGQEIATFQLIQLKLAEMEIARLNVQNMVFNALEAMAAGKTPSLAEASAMKLYSTKAATDVAMEAVQLFGGNGYMDEYRVEQLARDAKSLMIYAGSNEIQVTHVAKGLLAG
- a CDS encoding PDGLE domain-containing protein, whose translation is MKGTRFWVGFVAAILLIAGGVSYLASPHPDGLDSATLRGCEVTEVDGATELTGDCIAQHATEHQLAASPLADYTLLGNDGTSGIAGLLGAVVTFGIAFGLFSLLARNRRHPATAARNSSET
- a CDS encoding energy-coupling factor ABC transporter permease; this translates as MVESTVAMHMGNGIVNSPTCALFGVIALLAIGFSAVRARAELTERTAEFDERGTSAEKARRVTPAGLAALVTAFIFATQMVNFPILPGVSGHLLGGTLAAILVGPYTAVLCVSVVLTVQSVLFADGGLTALGANIVNMAVIGVAAGYGAAVLLARRFDAGRSVGRLGAVAFVAAAIGTVCASMGVVIEYAIGGAGDASPADLAGYLLGTHLLIGVGEGVITALTVMTVARTRPDLIFLTGPAGSRQAVPA